In Helianthus annuus cultivar XRQ/B chromosome 3, HanXRQr2.0-SUNRISE, whole genome shotgun sequence, a single window of DNA contains:
- the LOC110931670 gene encoding protein NYNRIN-like, translating to MNETFSDAIGKYIEVYMDDLVIMSKEEGTMLANIQKTFNTLRSVSIKLNPAKCSFGMEEGKFLGFIVTKDGFKVNPEKVQAIERMPSPSDIKEMQKLAGRLAALNRFLANHAAKSFPFIKTLRNCMKKSQFQWTPEAESGFREMKDCLIKLPTLTAPNKGEPLVLYLSASDKAVGAVLLVDRQGTQTPVYYVSRTLTDPETRYAIMEKLVLALIHASRRLCRYFGNHVIHVLTNYNIGNILARPEISGRLAKWAIELGGHNVVFRPRPLIKGQVLADFMTEVPDDKDRECKAMEKAEKKQTEEPWLLYTDGASNEDGAGAGLRLVSPDKHEFTYAIRLDFKSTNNEAEYEAFLAVLRLAIKMGVRHIEAHVDSMLVAGQINGQYEAKGDVTALYLSQAKTLLQTFYSYKVHHINRCENKPADALSKLASTSFLHLAKDVRIEVLSNPSVPLREVSVIQTGTTSWMTPIIMYLQSGILPENKAEARKIQYKAEHYQMADGILYRKSYLGPSLRCVDAEDANYLIREVHEGICGIHAGLRMVVAKVMNAGYYWPEMHLDAVKELRKCNGCQRHAPKTMRPKNELVPVTTAWPFQQWGIDMVGPFPEAPGEVKFIIVAVDYFTKWVEAKALASTTSTVVKRFIWEQIICRFGLPLRTITDNGTNFAADDLERWFKELHIEHTFSSVAHPQGNGQVEAVNKSIVDGIKASLGEKRRGWVDELPSILWAHRTMLKTSNGETLFSLVYGSEAVIPAEIGVRVCTFNPGDHVLRDNEASNAEKPGKLAPKWEGPYVIDAVLGKGAYKLRTINDKEVLRTWNAQQLRKCYM from the exons ATGAACGAAACGTTCAGCGATGCCATCGGCAAGTACATAGAAGTGTATATGGATGATCTGGTGATTATGAGCAAAGAAGAAGGCACGATGCTGGCTAACATCCAAAAGACTTTCAACACGCTGCGCAGCGTAAGTATCAAATTGAATCCAGCAAAGTGCTCATTCGGTATGGAAGAAGGGAAATTCTtaggcttcattgtcacaaaAGATGGTTTCAAGGTAAATCCAGAAAAAGTCCAAGCAATTGAAAGGATGCCTTCCCCATCAGACATCAAAGAAATGCAAAAATTAGCAGGACGTTTAGCTGCACTCAATCGTTTCCTAGCTAATCACGCTGCAAAATCCTTTCCCTTCATCAAGACATTGCGCAACTGCATGAAGAAAAGCCAATTTcaatggactccggaagcagagagtggattccgcgagatgaaagattgCCTCATCAAGCTGCCAACATtaaccgcaccaaacaaaggAGAGCCCTTGGTACTATATCTATCAGCTTCTGATAAGGCAGTAGGAGCAGTGTTACTTGTCGATCGTCAAGGTACTCAAACACCAGTCTACTATGTGTCGCGAACCTTGACCGACCCAGAAACTCGATACGCCATCATGGAGAAACTAGTCCTCGCGCTGATTCATGCTTCAAGACGGCTGTGCAGGTACTTCGGCAACCACGTTATCCATGTGCTAACAAATTACAACATTGGCAACATCCTCGCAAGGCCAGAAATATCAGGAAGACTAgccaaatgggcaatagagctaGGAGGCCACAATGTGGTTTTCAGACCACGGCCATTAATCAAAGGCCAAGTCTTGGCAGATTTTATGACAGAAGTTCCAGATGACAAAGATAGAGAATGTAAAGCAATGGAAAAAGCTGAGAAAAAGCAAACAGAAGAGCCATGGTTGTTATACACCGACGGCGCGTCTAACGAAGACGGAGCAGGCGCAGGGCTAAGGTTGGTAAGCCCCGACAAACATGAATTCACGTACGCCATACGCCTGGATtttaaaagcacaaacaacgaagcCGAGTATGAAGCTTTCCTGGCTGTCTTACGATTGGCGATCAAAATGGGGGTCCGACACATCGAAGCGCATGTGGACTCCATGCTAGTAGCAGGGCAAATCAACGGCCAATACGAAGCCAAGGGGGATGTTACGGCACTCTATCTCAGCCAAGCAAAAACATTGCTACAAACCTTCTATTCctacaaggtgcaccacataaaCAGATGCGAGAACAAGCCAGCAGACGCGCTGAGTAAACTCGCATCAACAAGTTTTCTACACCTAGCAAAGGATGTGCGCATAGAAGTTTTGAGCAACCCATCAGTTCCACTCAGAGAAGTAAGCGTCATCCAAACAGGGACAACTTCTTGGATGACCCCAATAATCATGTACCTTCAGTCTGGGATTCTCCCGGAAAACAAAGCGGAGGCAAGAAAAATCCAATACAAGGCCGAGCATTACCAGATGGCAGACGGAATTTTATATAGGAAGTCATACCTAGGCCCGTCGCTAAGATGCGTAGATGCCGAAGACGCAAACTACTTAATCCGGGAAGTTCATGAAGGAATTTGTGGTATTCATGCCGGGCTTCGAATGGTGGTGGCAAAAGTGATGAACgccgggtactactggcccgAGATGCATTTAGATGCTGTGAAAGAGTTGAGGAAGTGCAATGGATGCCAGAGACATGCGCCCAAGACCATGCGCCCCAAAAATGAACTAGTAccagtcacaaccgcatggccctttcaacaatggggcatagacatggtaggTCCTTTCCCGGAAGCACCAGGGGAGGTCAAATTCATAATAGTCGCAGTCGactatttcaccaagtgggtagaGGCGAAAGCACTTGCATCAACCACATCAACAGTCGTCAAGCGATTCATATGGGAGCAAATCATATGCCGTTTTGGCCTACCTCTCAGAACCATCACCGATAACGGAACTAACTTCGCAGCAGACGacctcgaacgatggttcaaagaactACACATCGAACACACCTTCTCTTCGGTTgcgcacccgcaagggaacggtcaAGTAGAGGCAGTCAACAAAAGTATCGTTGATGGTATCAAAGCAAGCTTAGGCGAGAAAAGAAGAGGATGGGTAGACGAACTGCCCAGCATATTGTGGGCCCATAGGACAATGCTGAAGACAAGCAACGGTGAGACACTGTTCAGCTTAGTCTACGGGTCTGAAGCAGTCATTCCAGCAGAAATCGG AGTCCGAGTCTGCACTTTCAATCCGGGAGATCACGTCCTAAGAGACAATGAAGCTTCCAATGCAGAAAAACCCGGaaaactggctcccaaatgggaaggcccatatgtCATCGATGCAGTGCTCGGCAAGGGAGCTTACAAACTACGCACCATCAACGACAAAGAGGTTCTGCGAACCTGGAACGCTCAGCAACTCAGAAAGTGCTACATGTAA